The Porites lutea chromosome 11, jaPorLute2.1, whole genome shotgun sequence genome includes a region encoding these proteins:
- the LOC140951783 gene encoding trifunctional enzyme subunit beta, mitochondrial-like, whose amino-acid sequence MAASVYCGGKVLRTFARSCKAKNVNNVFLRCASTSQTRNTPKGAKASGRTGRNIVLVEGVRTPFLMSGTSYANLLPHDVQRGALEGLVSRTGISKDAVDHIVIGTVIQEVKTSNIAREAALSAGFSDKIPCHTVTMACISSNQAITSAVGLIASGQCDTVVAGGVEFMSDVPIRLSRPLRKTLLSLNKAKTLGARLGLLAKIRPSFLNPELPAVAEFSTGETMGHSGDRLAAAFGVSRQEQDEYALRSHTLAHTAASAGKLEDVLAFKVPGKAETVTADNGIRVSTLQQMAKLKPAFVKPHGTVTAANASFLTDGGSACLIMSEDKAVEMGFKPKAYLREFVYTSQDPKDQLLLGPAYATPKLLDKAGLKMEDIDVFEYHEAFAGQILANLKALDSDFFAQNYMGRSSKFGAPPMEKLNTWGGSLSIGHPFGATGVRLVTTAANRLLKEGGKYGLVAACAAGGLGHGIIVERYPS is encoded by the exons ATGGCGGCCAGCGTGTATTGTGGTGGTAAAGTTCTGAGAACTTTTGCCAGAAGCTGTAAGGCTAAAAACGTGAACAATG TGTTCCTCAGATGTGCAAGTACCTCTCAAACGCGAAACACTCCTAAAG GTGCCAAAGCTTCAGGTAGAACAGGAAGAAACATTGTTTTGGTGGAAGGAGTACGGACTCCATTTCTTATGTCAGGAACCAG CTATGCTAACCTGTTACCACATGATGTGCAAAGAGGAGCATTAGA GGGCCTTGTCTCAAGGACAGGAATAAGTAAAG ATGCTGTAGATCATATTGTTATTGGTACGGTCATTCAAGAAGTCAAAACTAGCAACATCGCCAGAGAG GCTGCTCTTAGTGCTGGCTTCTCAGACAAGATTCCCTGCCATACTGTTACTATGGCTTGCATTTCATCCAATCAAGCAATCACCTCAG ctGTTGGGCTCATTGCTAGTGGTCAGTGTGATACAGTTGTTGCTGGAGGAGTGGAGTTTATGTCTGATGTTCCAATCAGACTCAGTCGACCTCTGAGAAAAACTTTACTTTCCCTAAACAAG GCCAAAACACTTGGTGCAAGACTTGGACTTCTAGCAAAGATCAGGCCGAGCTTCCTGAATCCTGAG TTACCTGCTGTTGCAGAGTTTTCTACTGGTGAAACCATGGGACATAGTGGAGATAG ATTGGCTGCAGCATTTGGTGTCTCTAGACAGGAGCAG GATGAATATGCTCTGCGATCTCACACATTGGCTCACACAGCAGCAAGT GCTGGAAAGTTAGAGGATGTCCTTGCCTTTAAAGTACCTG GAAAGGCAGAAACTGTGACAGCTGATAATGGGATCCGTGTCTCAACTCTGCAGCAGATGGCCAAACTGAAACCAGCCTTTGTCAAACCACATGGTACTGTTACTGCTGCTAATGCTTCGTTCTTG ACGGATGGAGGTTCAGCCTGTTTGATCATGAGTGAAGACAAAGCTGTTGAAATGGGATTTAAACCAAAAGCATACTTGAG GGAATTTGTTTACACTTCACAGGATCCAAAAGACCAACTTCTACTCGG TCCCGCCTATGCTACCCCAAAACTCTTGGACAAAGCCGGACTCAAAATGGAGGACATCGATGTATTTGAATACCACGAGGCCTTTGCA GGTCAAATTCTAGCTAATTTGAAGGCTCTGGACTCCGACTTTTTTGCACAAAATTACATGGGAAGATCGTCAAAG ttcggTGCCCCTCCAATGGAAAAGCTGAACACGTGGGGAGGTTCGTTGTCCATCGGTCATCCATTTGGCGCCACAGGAGTCCGACTCGTCACCACCGCTGCTAATAGGCTATTGAAAGAGGGAGGAAAATATGGACTGGTCGCCGCTTGTGCTGCTGGGGGACTG GGTCATGGCATCATAGTGGAGCGATATCCATCATAA